Proteins encoded in a region of the Panicum hallii strain FIL2 chromosome 3, PHallii_v3.1, whole genome shotgun sequence genome:
- the LOC112884076 gene encoding E3 ubiquitin-protein ligase SINA-like 10 yields MAASGDSPAVHGSQKRARPLAGGGGEAASRNAAFNDEMTASSGPPSSATVVDGVTVVDPDALDCVMCRLPLKPPIFQCKAGHVRCSLCHEKLKATGSCHMCGGVANSSYTRSRAKERVVEAIRVQCPNAGRGCTTRPAYYDQERHRQTCLHAPCRCPIVDCNFVGSTKALLDHFDDFHGWPCFARSGLARCATYTSRMASTPSSSLTKSKAPLPAGCACSCWMWCARCLAARSPCSSSTHMLPMSTRVRAP; encoded by the exons ATGGCGGCGTCTGGGGATTCGCCTGCGGTCCATGGGAGCCAGAAGCGGGCGAGGCCCCtcgccggcggaggaggagaggcGGCTTCGAGGAACGCCGCCTTCAACGATGAGATGACGGCGTCCTCCGGCCCGCCGTCGTCCGCGACGGTAGTCGATGGCGTGACGGTGGTGGACCCCGACGCCCTGGACTGCGTCATGTGCCGCCTCCCATTAAAGCCCCCCATCTTCCAG TGCAAAGCGGGACATGTGAGGTGCTCATTGTGCCACGAGAAGCTTAAAGCCACCGGAAGCTGCCATATGTGTGGTGGTGTTGCCAACAGTTCTTACACACGGAGCCGCGCCAAGGAGCGCGTGGTTGAGGCCATCCGCGTCCAGTGCCCAAATGCTGGTCGCGGCTGCACCACCAGGCCGGCCTACTATGACCAGGAGAGACACCGTCAGACATGTCTGCATGCGCCCTGCCGCTGTCCCATTGTGGACTGCAACTTTGTCGGCTCGACAAAGGCCCTCCTGGACCACTTTGACGACTTCCATGGCTGGCCTTGTTTTGCCAGGTCAGGACTGGCCAGATGTGCAACTTATACCTCAAGGATGGCCTCAACACCGTCATCCTCCCTGACGAAAAGCAAGGCACCACTGCCCGCTGGCTGTGCCTGTTCCTGCTGGATGTGGTGCGCCCGCTGCTTGGCTGCACGATCTCCATGCTCCTCATCCACCCACATGCTGCCGATGAGCACCAGGGTTCGTGCTCCATGA